The following are encoded together in the Camelus ferus isolate YT-003-E chromosome 30, BCGSAC_Cfer_1.0, whole genome shotgun sequence genome:
- the VPS4B gene encoding vacuolar protein sorting-associated protein 4B gives MASTSNNLQKAIDLASKAAQEDKAGNYEEALQLYQHAVQYFLHVVKYEAQGDKAKQSIRAKCTEYLDRAEKLKEYLKKKEKKPQKPVKEGQPSPADEKGNDSDGEGESDDPEKKKLQNQLQGAIVIERPNVKWSDVAGLEGAKEALKEAVILPIKFPHLFTGKRTPWRGILLFGPPGTGKSYLAKAVATEANNSTFFSISSSDLVSKWLGESEKLVKNLFQLARENKPSIIFIDEIDSLCGSRSENESEAARRIKTEFLVQMQGVGVDNDGILVLGATNIPWVLDSAIRRRFEKRIYIPLPEAHARAAMFKLHLGTTQNSLTEADFRELGKKTEGYSGADISIIVRDALMQPVRKVQSATHFKKVHGPSRADPNSVVDDLLTPCSPGDPGAIEMTWMDVPGDKLLEPVVSMSDMLLSLSHTKPTVNEHDLLKLKKFTEDFGQEG, from the exons ATGGCATCCACTTCCAACAACCTCCAG AAAGCGATAGATCTTGCTAGCAAAGCAGCCCAGGAAGACAAAGCTGGGAACTATGAGGAAGCCCTTCAGCTCTACCAACATGCTGTACAGTATTTTCTCCATGTAGTTAAAT ATGAAGCACAGGGCGATAAAGCCAAGCAGAGTATCAGGGCAAAGTGTACAGAATATCTTGATAGAGCAGAAAAACTAAAGGAGTacctgaagaagaaagagaaaaaaccaCAGAAGCCAGTGAAGGAGGGACAGCCAAGTCCAGCTGACGAGAAGGG gAATGACAGTGATGGGGAAGGAGAATCTGATGatcctgaaaaaaagaaactacagaaTCAACTTCAAG GTGCCATTGTTATAGAGCGACCGAATGTGAAATGGAGCGATGTTGCTGGTCTTGAAGGAGCCAAAGAAGCACTGAAAGAGGCCGTGATATTGCCTATtaaatttcctcatctctttaCCG GCAAGAGAACACCTTGGAGGGGAATCCTATTATTTGGACCACCTGGAACAGGAAAATCCTATTTAGCCAAAGCTGTAGCAACAGAAGCAAACAACTCAACGTTTTTCTCGATATCTTCCTCTGACCTTGTTTCTAAGTGGCTAGGTGAAAGTGAAAA gcTAGTTAAGAACTTATTCCAGCTTGCCAGAGAGAATAAACCTTCCATTATCTTCATTGATGAAATTGATTCTCTGTGTGGTTcaagaagtgaaaatgaaagtgAAGCTGCACGTAGAATTAAGACAGAGTTCCTAGTTCAAATGCAAG GGGTTGGTGTGGACAATGATGGCATTTTGGTTCTGGGAGCTACAAATATACCCTGGGTTCTGGATTCTGCCATTAGGCGAAG atTTGAGAAGCGAATTTATATTCCTTTGCCTGAGGCCCACGCCCGAGCAGCAATGTTTAAACTGCACTTGGGGACCACTCAGAACAGTCTGACAGAAGCAGACTTCCGGGAACTTGGGAAGAAAACGGAAGGGTATTCGGGGGCAGACATAAGTATCATTGTGCGTGACGCACTCATGCAGCCAGTCAGGAAAGTCCAGTCAGCTAcccattttaaaaag GTTCACGGACCTTCACGAGCAGATCCTAACAGCGTAGTAGATGATCTGCTAACGCCCTGTTCTCCAGGTGACCCTGGTGCCATTGAAATGACATggatggatgtccctggagataAACTTTTGGAGCCAGTTGTTTCCATG